From a single Paraburkholderia youngii genomic region:
- the glnT gene encoding type III glutamate--ammonia ligase gives MTPEFARKFLAENEIKYILAQFVDIHGVAKTKSVPAAHLDSILTAGAGFAGFAVWGLGIDPQGPDFMAVGDIDTLQLVPWQPGYARIVCDGHVKREPWPFESRVTLKKQVRRLEERGWILNTGLEPEFSLLRKGPDGAIVPCDHTDALPKPCYDYKGLSRSREFLERLTDALIKAGIDVYQIDHEDANGQFEINYTYTDCLKSCDHYVFFKMAAAEIANELGLICSFMPKPFANRPGNGMHMHMSISDGKKNLFADDHDENGLGLSKLAYHWTAGILKHAAALTAICAPTVNSYKRLVVGRSLTGATWAPAYVSYGDNNRSSMVRIPGGRIELRLPDAACNAYLATAAVIAAGLDGVENRLEPGKPCNANLYEMSPQELNEHGISILPQNLSAALQALERDEVMLEALGPAGGEFLRLKNMEWIEYMRHVSDWEQKTYLEFF, from the coding sequence ATGACCCCCGAATTCGCCCGCAAGTTTCTAGCAGAAAACGAGATAAAGTACATCCTCGCCCAGTTTGTCGACATCCACGGAGTGGCGAAGACGAAGTCCGTGCCCGCCGCTCACCTGGACAGCATTCTGACGGCAGGCGCCGGTTTCGCAGGCTTCGCAGTGTGGGGGCTCGGTATCGATCCGCAGGGGCCTGACTTCATGGCCGTCGGCGACATCGACACGTTGCAACTCGTGCCATGGCAGCCGGGCTACGCCCGCATCGTGTGCGATGGACATGTCAAGCGCGAACCCTGGCCGTTCGAAAGCCGCGTGACGCTCAAGAAGCAGGTGCGGCGTCTCGAAGAACGGGGCTGGATTTTGAACACGGGCCTCGAGCCCGAGTTCTCCCTGCTGCGCAAGGGCCCCGACGGCGCGATCGTGCCATGCGATCACACCGACGCGTTGCCCAAACCCTGCTATGACTACAAGGGGCTCTCGCGCTCGCGCGAGTTCCTCGAACGCCTGACGGATGCGCTCATCAAGGCAGGCATCGATGTCTATCAGATCGACCACGAAGACGCCAACGGCCAGTTCGAGATCAACTACACGTACACGGATTGCCTGAAGTCCTGCGATCACTACGTCTTCTTCAAGATGGCGGCCGCGGAGATCGCGAACGAACTCGGCCTGATCTGTTCGTTCATGCCGAAGCCCTTCGCGAACCGGCCCGGCAACGGCATGCATATGCATATGTCGATTTCGGACGGAAAGAAAAACCTCTTCGCCGACGACCACGACGAGAACGGTCTTGGCCTTTCGAAGCTCGCGTATCACTGGACGGCGGGCATTCTCAAGCATGCCGCGGCGCTCACGGCGATCTGCGCCCCGACGGTCAATTCATACAAGCGTCTTGTCGTGGGCCGTTCCTTGACTGGCGCGACATGGGCACCCGCCTACGTGAGCTATGGCGACAACAATCGTTCGTCGATGGTGCGTATTCCGGGCGGCCGGATCGAACTGCGCCTGCCCGACGCCGCCTGCAACGCATATCTCGCGACGGCCGCCGTGATCGCGGCCGGGCTCGATGGCGTCGAGAACCGTCTGGAGCCAGGCAAGCCGTGCAATGCCAATCTCTACGAAATGTCCCCGCAGGAACTCAATGAGCACGGCATCAGCATCCTGCCGCAGAACCTCTCGGCCGCGCTGCAGGCACTGGAGCGCGATGAAGTGATGCTCGAAGCGCTGGGACCGGCGGGCGGGGAATTCCTGCGTCTGAAGAACATGGAATGGATCGAGTACATGCGCCATGTGTCGGACTGGGAACAGAAGACGTACCTCGAATTTTTCTGA
- a CDS encoding amidophosphoribosyltransferase produces the protein MCGIVGLLVKKPELRGRLGELMVPMLLGMTERGPDSAGLAVFTEPTADGVRKISLYSGLTDEGADFNWQGLAHELNEHLGAKASVHAKDNHAILSVAIDPETVKHWIRETHPRLHVLSTGRMIDLYKDTGTPGMVADRYAFSALTGTHLVGHTRMATESAVTPDRAHPFTAGEDFCLVHNGSLSNPNGVRRMLEPHGIRFDTDNDTEAACRFLEYRLREGDDLETALQKGFEQLDGFYTFLMGTPDKLALIRDPFACKPAVVAETDDFVAIASEFRSLAHLPDIKHARVFEPAPEEMYVWTV, from the coding sequence ATGTGCGGAATTGTAGGATTACTTGTTAAAAAGCCCGAGCTGCGGGGCCGGCTCGGAGAATTGATGGTGCCGATGTTGCTGGGCATGACGGAGCGGGGGCCCGATTCGGCAGGGTTGGCCGTGTTCACGGAGCCCACTGCGGATGGCGTGCGCAAGATCAGCCTCTACTCGGGCCTCACCGATGAGGGCGCCGACTTCAACTGGCAGGGGCTCGCGCATGAGTTGAACGAGCATCTCGGCGCGAAGGCGTCGGTGCATGCGAAGGACAATCACGCGATCCTGAGCGTCGCCATCGATCCCGAGACGGTCAAGCACTGGATCCGCGAAACACATCCCCGGCTGCATGTGCTGTCGACCGGCCGCATGATCGACCTGTACAAGGACACGGGCACGCCCGGCATGGTCGCAGACCGCTACGCGTTCAGCGCGCTGACGGGCACGCATCTGGTCGGCCATACGCGTATGGCGACGGAGTCGGCCGTGACGCCCGATCGGGCACACCCGTTCACGGCTGGCGAAGACTTTTGCCTCGTGCACAACGGCTCGCTGTCGAACCCCAACGGCGTACGGCGCATGCTCGAACCGCATGGCATTCGCTTCGACACGGACAACGACACGGAAGCAGCATGCCGTTTTCTCGAATACCGGCTGCGTGAGGGCGACGATCTCGAAACCGCCTTGCAAAAGGGCTTCGAGCAGCTCGACGGTTTCTACACGTTCCTGATGGGCACGCCGGACAAGCTCGCGCTGATCCGCGATCCGTTCGCGTGCAAGCCGGCCGTCGTGGCCGAGACGGACGACTTCGTCGCCATTGCTTCGGAGTTCCGCTCGCTCGCGCACCTTCCCGACATCAAGCACGCGCGTGTTTTCGAACCGGCCCCAGAGGAGATGTACGTATGGACAGTGTGA
- a CDS encoding GltB/FmdC/FwdC-like GXGXG domain-containing protein — protein sequence MDSVNFDLASASVTDVNGFLHREAAQAGTRKVFISNPDGAHNIAVGLDLPIEVEIDGHAGYYAAGMNKEAKVTISGSASTGVAENMMSGRVHVKGFASNAAGASAHGGLLVIEGDAGLRCGISLKGADIVVRGSVGSFSAFMAQAGRIVICGDAGDALGDSLYEAVIYVRGKVKSLGADAREEPMQGADVEAVAQLLRAAGPAFAEFDPKEFRRVASARSLYHWNADANQEY from the coding sequence ATGGACAGTGTGAACTTCGACCTGGCGTCCGCCTCGGTGACCGACGTGAATGGCTTCCTGCATCGCGAGGCCGCGCAAGCGGGCACGCGCAAGGTGTTCATCTCCAATCCCGATGGTGCGCACAACATCGCCGTGGGACTCGATTTGCCCATCGAGGTGGAGATCGACGGCCACGCGGGCTACTACGCCGCCGGCATGAACAAGGAAGCGAAAGTGACGATCTCGGGTAGCGCCAGTACGGGTGTGGCCGAGAACATGATGAGCGGGCGCGTGCACGTGAAGGGCTTCGCCTCCAATGCGGCGGGTGCATCCGCGCACGGCGGTCTGCTCGTCATCGAAGGCGATGCGGGCTTGCGTTGCGGCATCTCGCTCAAAGGGGCGGACATCGTCGTGAGGGGATCGGTTGGGAGCTTTTCGGCGTTCATGGCGCAGGCCGGCCGGATCGTGATCTGCGGCGATGCGGGTGATGCGCTGGGCGACTCGTTGTACGAGGCGGTGATCTACGTGCGCGGCAAGGTCAAGTCGCTGGGTGCGGATGCGCGTGAAGAGCCGATGCAAGGCGCCGACGTGGAAGCCGTTGCACAGCTGTTGCGCGCAGCCGGCCCGGCATTCGCCGAGTTCGACCCCAAGGAATTC